One genomic segment of Thermoproteales archaeon includes these proteins:
- a CDS encoding M55 family metallopeptidase, giving the protein MRAYISVDLEGMPFIVSVEHLSVGKALYEEARRIATELVLTVAKTLKNEGFDEIVVADSHGPMVNVKIENLPEYVELIRGFPRPTSMIVDVEGSDAVLFLGYHAKAKTLRATFDHTYSGSLVRSVKINGIEVSEYLLNAYYAGHFGVPVILVAGDAKLLEDVEKFTPWAEKVVFKKAFSRYSAKSPSLKSLKKELEDSIKDAVSKLKRGEVKALKADAPVTIEVSFVSSGYADVTSLLPGSERLDGVTVKYTAKDIIEAYKVLELWVFAGAGVKSIVVK; this is encoded by the coding sequence ATGCGTGCATATATTTCGGTAGATCTTGAAGGTATGCCCTTTATAGTTAGCGTAGAGCATTTAAGCGTTGGTAAGGCTCTTTACGAGGAAGCTAGAAGAATAGCCACAGAGCTTGTTTTAACAGTAGCTAAAACTTTGAAAAATGAAGGTTTCGATGAGATAGTAGTTGCAGACAGTCATGGCCCCATGGTGAACGTAAAGATCGAAAATTTGCCAGAATACGTCGAGCTTATCAGAGGCTTCCCACGTCCAACAAGCATGATAGTAGATGTGGAAGGCTCAGATGCTGTGCTATTTTTGGGATATCACGCTAAGGCTAAAACATTGAGAGCCACTTTCGACCACACTTATAGTGGCTCTTTGGTTCGTAGCGTTAAGATAAATGGAATTGAAGTCAGCGAGTACCTTTTAAACGCTTACTATGCTGGACATTTTGGAGTTCCCGTGATATTAGTTGCAGGCGATGCTAAGCTTCTGGAAGATGTGGAAAAGTTTACTCCATGGGCTGAAAAAGTAGTTTTCAAAAAGGCCTTTTCTAGATATTCAGCTAAGAGCCCCAGCTTAAAATCTCTTAAAAAAGAGCTTGAGGATTCTATTAAGGATGCCGTTTCCAAGCTTAAGCGTGGCGAAGTTAAAGCTTTAAAAGCTGATGCTCCGGTAACCATAGAAGTATCGTTTGTAAGCTCGGGATATGCTGACGTTACTTCTTTATTGCCAGGATCGGAGCGCCTTGACGGCGTAACGGTCAAGTATACTGCAAAGGATATAATAGAAGCTTATAAAGTGCTTGAACTATGGGTTTTTGCTGGCGCTGGAGTTAAAAGCATTGTAGTAAAATGA